CGGCCCCATCACTTCCGACAGGCCATAAATATCCAGCGCCTTGATGCCCATGCGGGATTCGATTTCGTGGCGCAGGGCTTCGGTCCAGGGTTCGGCGCCGAACACGCCGAGCCGCAGCGAGCAGCCGCGCGCGTCGCCGCCCATCTTGCGCTCCAGTTCGTCGATCAGCGTCAGGCAATAGGACGGCGTCACCATGATGATGTCGGGTTTGAAGTCGAGGATCAGCTGCGCCTGGCGTTCCGTCTGCCCGCCGGACATCGGGATCACCGTGGCGCCGAGCCGTTCCGCGCCGTAGTGCGCCCCCAGGCCGCCGGTGAACAGGCCGTAGCCGTAGGCGACGTGCACCTTGTCTTTGGCGGTGGCGCCGCCGGCGCGCAGGCAGCGGGCGACGATATCGGCCCAGTTATCGATGTCGCGCTGGGTGTAACCGACCACCGTCGGGCGGCCGGTGGTGCCCGAGGAGGCGTGGATGCGCACCACCTGCTCCATTGGCACCGCGAAGGTGTCGAACGGGTAGTTGTCGCGCAGATCCTGCTTGGTGGTGTAGGGGAAGCGCGCCAGATCGCTCAGCTGCTTAAGATCGTCGGGGTGTACGCCCGCCTGATCGAACTTGCGCTTGTACATCGGCACATTGTCGTAGGCGTGGTGCAGCGTCCACTTCAAACGCGCCAACTGCAACGCTTCAATCTCATCGCGCGAGGCGAATTCGATCGTTTCGAGGGGCTGTGGATTTATTGTCATGGTTAGCCTCAGGGGTCAGACACGCTCAATGATCATGGCGATGCCTTGGCCGACGCCGATGCACATGGTGCAAAGCGCGTAGCGGCCAGCTCGCCGTTCCAGTTCAAACAGGGCGGCCAGCGCCAGGCGCGCGCCGCTCATGCCCAGTGGGTGCCCCAGAGCGATCGCGCCGCCGTTGGGGTTAACCTGCGGGGCATCGTCCGGCAGGCCAAGCTGGCGCATCACCGCCAACGCCTGGGCGGCGAACGCTTCGTTCAGTTCGATGACGTCCATCTGCGCCAGGCTCAGCCCGGCGATCTCCAGCACCTTGCGGGTGGCCGGCAGCGGGCCGATGCCCATCAGCCGCGGCTCCACGCCGCAGGTGGCGGTGGCAACGATGCGCGCGCGCGGCGTCAGCCCCTGGCGCACCGCCATTGCTTCGGAGGCGACGATCAGCGCCGCCGCGCCGTCGTTCAGGCCCGAGGCGTTGCCGGCGGTGACGCTGCCGGGCTGACGGAACGGGGTTTTCAGCGCCTGCAGCTGCTCGAAGGTGGTGTCGGCGCGCGGGTGTTCATCCTGGCTGAACAGGGTGACCGCGCCTTTTTTACCGGTGAGGTTGACCGGGGCTATCTCCTGCGCCAGGTGGCCCAGCGCCTGCGCCCGGGCGGCGCGCTGCTGGCTGCGCAGCGCAAAGGCGTCCTGATCGGCGCGGCTGATATTGAACTGCGCCGCGACGTTTTCGGCGGTCTCCGGCATCGAATCGGTGCCGAACTCGGCCTGCATGCGCGGGTTGACGAAGCGCCAGCCGAGGGTGGTGTCGTACAGCTGCGCCTGGCGGCTGAAGGCGCTGTCGGCCTTGCCCATCACCAGCGGCGCGCGGGTCATCGACTCCGCGCCGCCGGCCAGCAGCAGCCCGGCGTCGCCGGCTTTGATGCTGCGCGCCGCCATCGCCAACGCATCCAGGCCCGAACCGCACAGGCGGTTCACCGTGGTGCCGGAAACGCCGACCGGCAATCCGGCCAGCAGCAGTGCCATGCGCGCCAGATTGCGGTTGTCTTCCCCTGCCTGGTTGGCGCAGCCGAGGATCACGTCGTCCAGCTGTGCCCAATCCACCTGCGGATGGCGCTCCAGCAGCACGCGCAGCGGCAGGGCGGCGAGGTCGTCAGCGCGCACCTGCGCCAGCGCGCCGCCGTAGCGGCCGATCGGGGTGCGCACGCCGTCGCAGATAAATGCCTGATTCATGCCTGATCTCCTAAAATGCTGTGGCCAAGGCGGTGCGCGCGGCCGCGAAACCAGGCGACGGTTTTGCCCTGTTGATTGACGATTTCGACGTCATACAGCCCGGTGGCTTTGCCCTGATGGCGCATCTGCGCGCTGGCGGTGAGGCGATCGCCGGCCAGCGCCGGGCGGACGAAGTCGATGCTGCAGCCGGAGGCCACCGCCGCCAACCCCTGGCTGTTGCAGGCGTAGGCGAAGGCGGTGTCCGCCAGGCTGAACAGTTGGCCGCCGTGGCAGGTTTGGTGGCCGTTGAGCATCTGCGGGCCGACGGTCATGCTGACCTGCGCGTACCCGGCGTCGACGGCGTCGATGTGCATCCCCATCGCCTGAGCGCAGGTATCTTGCTGGAACATCTGTTCGGCGCAGCGCTGAGCCAGCGCGCGCGGCGTATTGGCGTTCATCGTTTGGCTCCTGGGAAAGAGGCGGGGGAAGCGTAGCGGCGCAGCAGCGGCATCGGGCGATAGCGCGCTTCGCCGTAATAGCGTTGCAGGTTTTCCAGCGTCGTCAGAATGTGACGCCAGCCGAGTGCGGCGCCCCAGGCCAGCGGGCCGCGCGGATAGTTGACGCCGCGCAGCATCGCCAGATCGGTATCTTCGGCGCCGGCGACGCCTTTGTTCACCACGTCGAGCGCTTCGTTGGCCAGCATGGCCAGGGTGCGCATCGTCAGCAGGCCGGGATAATCCGGCAGTTGAATGACCTGCTTGCCGAGGGACTGCAGCAGGCGAATCGCGTTGGCATTGTGTTGCGCGCCGTTTTGCGCCGCGCAGCTGATGGCGATGGCGGAGGCATGCGCATAGTCGGCACAGAGATCGAACAGCACCACAGGCGTTCCACGTTCGTCGGCCAGTTGGCTGGCGGTTTTGCCATTGGTTAACATCAGTGTAACGTCGTCGATCGTGAGGTACGGGCTGGTCTGGCCAGGTTGTTTGATCGCCCCGCATTTTCGATCAACAGTTCCGCTAAATCGGCCAGAGAAGACCAGTCGCCGTGCAGCGTGACGCGTTGCGGCGGCGCGGCCTGCGCCGGCGGCGCAAAGGCGATCATCTCTGCGGCGGGGCGTTGCGCGTCGTAGCGGTAGAAGCCGCGGCCGGATTTGCGGCCGAGATGTCCGGCGGCCACCAACTCCTGCTGCACCAGAGAGGGGGTGAAGCGCGGATCCTGGTAGAAGGCCCGATACACCGAGTCGGTCACGGCGTAATTGACGTCCTGGCCGATCAGATCGGTCAACTGCAGCGGGCCCATGGCGAAGCCGCCGGCGTCGCGCAATACCGCGTCCAGGGTGGCGGCGTCGGCCACCCGTTCCTCCAGCGCGCGCAGGGTTTCGGCGTAGAACGGCCGCGCCACGCGGTTGACGATGAATCCCGGCGTTGAACGGCACACGACGCTTTGCTTACCCCAGCGCTGCGCCAGGGCCTGCAGCGCCGCGAGGGTCTCGGCCCCGGTCTCCAGACCGCTGACGATCTCCACCAGCTTCATCAGCGGCGCCGGGTTGAAGAAGTGCAGCCCGGCCATGCGCTGCGGGTGTTGCAAGGCGCCGGCGATGGCGGTGATCGACAGCGAGGAGGTATTGCTGGCGAACAGCGCCGTGGGCGAGCAGACCGCTTCCAGATCGCGGAACAGGCTCTGCTTAATCGCCAGATTTTCCGCCACCGCTTCAATCACCAGCGTGCAGTCGGCCAGTTGCTCGAGCGAGTCGGCGCGTTCGAGGCGCGCCAGCAGCGCCTCGGTGGCGTTGGCGTCGGCCTTGCCGCCGTCGACCCGCTGCCGCAGGCGGCGAGCGAGTTCGTCTATCGCGCGCTGGGCAGCAGCGGGCGCGATGTCGAACAGCCGTACCGGGTGGCCGGCGGCGGCGGCCACCTGGGCGATGCCGATGCCCATGGTGCCGGCGCCGATCACCGCCACCTGGCCGTTAAGAAGGGGCGCGTTCATGGCTATTTCCCGCTGAAGTTTGGCGTGCGTTTGGCAAAGAACGCGCTGACGCCTTCGCGGTAGTCGTCGCTGCGGCCGCCCAATCGCTGCAGATCGCGCTCCAGATCGAGCTGCTGATCGAGGCTGTTGGTGGCCGAGCTGTAGATGGCTTTCTTGATAAGACCCAGACCGTAAGTCGGCTGGGTGGCCAGATGGCGCGCCAGCGTTTGCGTGCGGTCGGCCAACTCCTCCGCCGATACCACCTGCCAGATCATGCCCCACTCCAGCGCCTGCTGGGCGCTGATTTTGTCACCCAGCAAGGCCATGCCCATGGCGCGGGCGTGGCCGGCCAGCCGCGGCAGGAACCAGCTGCCGCCGGAATCAGGGACTAGCCCCAAACGGCAGAACGACTGAATAAAGCTGGCGTTGTCGGCGGCGATGACGATATCGCACGCCAGAGCCAAAGCGGCGCCGGCGCCGGCCGCCACGCCGTTGACCGCGCATACCACCGGTTTCGGCAGGGCGGTCAGGCGGCGGATCAGGGGGTTGTAGAAACGTTCGACCGACAGGCCGAGATCCGGCGCCTGTTGATCGGCGCTGACGTTGCGATCGTTGAGATCCTGCCCGGCGCAGAAACCGCGCCCGGCGCCGGCGATCAGCAGGCAGCGCACGCTGTCGTCGCGCTCGGCCTGCGTCAGCGCTTCGCCCAGCTGGCGATGCATCTCGTCATTAAAGCTGTTGATCCGATCCGGCCGGTTGAGGGTCAGCGTCAACACGCCGGCGTCGAGATGGCTGAGAATCAATGCGTTATCCATAAATCAGCGCCCCTGATAGTTTGGCGTACGTTTTTCGAAAAAGGCGGCGATGCCTTCGCGGCGATCGTCGGTGGCGGCCAGGGTGACGAACTGCTGACGCTCCATCGCCAGCCCCTGGCTAAGGCCGATTTCCTCGGCCTGTTTCAGCGCCTGTTTGGCGGCGCGCAGCGCCAGCGGCGCCTGACGGCTGATGCGATCGGCAATCTGCTGCGTGCGTTCCAGCGTCAGGGCATCGACGCACACTTCGCTGATAAGGCCGGCCTGCAGCGCGATGCGGGCGTCGATGGCTTCGCCGGTCAGCACCATCTGGCTGGCGCGCGATTTGCCGACGCAGCGGATCAGGCGTTGGGTGCCTCCGGCGCCCGGCATCAGACCAAGGGTGATCTCCGGCAGGCCGAAGCGGGCGCTTTCACCGCCGATGACGATGTCGCAGGCCAGCGCCAGCTCGCAGCCGGCGCCCAGGGCATAACCGTTCACCGCCGCCAGCAGCGGCTTGCTGAAGTGCGCCAGACGCTGCCACAGCTGCGGACGGCGATCCGCCAGCGCGGCCGGCAGGTTCTGTTGTTGCAGTTCGCGCAGATCGGCGCCGGCGGCGAAGAAGCGCGCCGCGCCGGCGATCACCACGGCGCCCACGCCGCTGTCGGCGTCGGCCTGCTCCAGCCGGGCAACCAGCTGTTCCAGGCACGGCGTGCTCAGGGCGTTACGCGCCTCCGGGCGATGCAGCGTCAGCGTGACCACCCGGTGTTGCTGCTGATGCAAAATAAACGGGGTATCCATCGCGGCTCCTAGACGTCGAAGTCCAACACCACGCCGTCGCCTTTCGGCCACGACTGGCAGCTCAATACGTAGCCCGCCGCCAGCTGATCCGGCTCCAGGCTGTAGTTGACGCCCATCTCCACCTGGCCGGCCTTGAGACGGCATTTGCAGGTGGCGCACACGCCGCCTTTGCAGGCGTAGGGCAGATCGGCGCCCTGGCGCAGCGCGGCATCGAGAATGCTGTCGTCCTGTTCGCCGACCTCGATATCCAACCGGCGGCCGTCGAGCAAGATCGCCACCCGGGTGGCATTGCGATCGCCGCTGTGGCGCGGGCGGGCGACCAGGCCGCTGGTGTTGAAACGTTCGCTGTGGATGTGATTGGCCGGTACGCCGGCCTGTTCCAGCACGGTCTGCGCGTCGTCCATCATCGATTCCGGCCCGCAGATGAAGGCGTGGTCATAGTCGCGGAAATCCAGCAGCGCGCCGCCGATCGCCGCCAGGCGTTCGCGGTCGATGCGGCCGCTGAGCAGCGGGCTGTCGAGACTCTCCTGGCTGAACAGGTACAGCGGCTGAAAACGCTGTGGGTAGCGGTTTTTCAGATCCGACAGCGCCTCTTTGAACATCATTGAACGGCTGTTGCGGTTGCCGTAGATCAGGGTGAAGCTGCTGCCCGGCTCGAGCTGCAGCGTCGCCTTGATGATCGACAGCATCGGCGTGATGCCGGAACCGGCGGCGATCGCCAGATAGTTGCCGCGGCGCTCCGCCTGCGGCTGATAGCCGAAGCGCCCCTGCGGCACCATCACTTCCAGCGCATCGCCGACTTTCAGCATGCGGTTGACGAAGCCGGAGAAACGGCCCTGATCAATCGCTTTCACGCCGATCTGCAGCAGGCCTTCCTGCGGCGAACTGCAGATGGAATAGCAACGCCGCAGCTCTTCGCCGTTGACTAGCGCCTTGAGCGTCAGGTGCTGGCCGGGGGTGTAGCGGTATTGGTTTTGCAGCTCTTCGGGCACCCGCAGGGTGATGGCTACGGCGTCCGGCGTTTCGCGCTCGATGGCGGCGACGTTCAGGCGATGAAAGACCGTCATGGTGTCAGCGCTCCTATATGCATTTGAAATAATCGAACGGTTCCCGGCAGTCGCAGCAGCGGTACAGCGCTTTACAGGCGGTGGAGCCGAACTCGCTGATCTTCTCGCTGTGGGTGCTGCCGCAGCGTGGGCAGGCTACCGGACCGTGGGCATGCGGCCGATCGCAGGTGTGGCCCTGCGGCGGCGCTACGCCGTATTGCCGCAGCCGTTCGCGGGCGTCGGCGTTCATCCAGTCGGTGGTCCAGGCCGGGCTGAGGCGAATGTCCACCCGCACCGGGCTGAATCCGGCGGCCGTCAGCCGCTGCTCGATGGCGTTGAGCAAAAATTCGGTGGCCGGGCAGCCGGAATAGGTTGGGGTGAAGGTCACGCGCCAGCCGTTGCCGTCGCGCGCCACGTCGCGCACCATGCCCAAATCGGTGATCGACAGCACCGGCAGCTCGGGATCGCTGATCTGTTGCAGACAGTGCCAAATCTGCGGGATTTCAGCGGGTTGCAAACGAGTGACGTTCATCGCGGCCTCCTACCATTGGCCGTTTGGATAGGCGCGTTGCAGGAACTGCATCTCCGCCAGCAGCGGGCCGAGGTGTTCACTGTGTCGGCCTTGTTTGCCGCCGTGCCGGAACGCCTGCTCGGCGGGCAGCGTCAATGTCGCCTGGCGCAGCGTCTCTTCCACCTGCGCTTGCCAGGGAGCCTGCAGCTCGCGCGGATCGACGGCGATGCCCTGTTCCGCCAGCTCAAGCTCCAGCGCGTCGGCGTGGAACAGCTCGGCGGTGAAGCGCCACAGGTTATCCAGCGACTGCTGGATCTTGCGGTGGCTGATGTCGTTGCCGTCACCGAGGCGGATCATCCAGCCGCGGCTGAAGCGCAGGTGGTAATCGGCCTCCTTCAACGACTTGGCGGCGATGGCGGCGATCTGCGCATCGCCGCTGCGGCTCAACGCCTGGTGCAGCTGCACGTGGTAGACGTCGAGCAGGAACTGGCGCACCAACGTATCGTTGAAACCGCCGTTCGGCTGTTCCGCCAGCAGCAGGTTATGAAACTGGCGTTCGTCGCGGCCGAAGGCCAGGCTGTCTTCGCTGCAGGGCGGCCCGGCCAGTTCGGCGGCGTAGCCCAGGAAGTGGCGCGCCTGGCCGAGCAGATCGAGCCCGATGTTGGCCAACGCCAGATCGATCTCCAGCTCGGGCGCGTGGCCGCACCAGGCGCACAGGCGCTGGGCGAGGATCAGAGGCGTGTCGCCCTGGCGAAGCAAATAGCTGATGCGCGGATCGTTAACCGTCATGGTCGCCTCTACATGTTCTTGATGCCGTCGGGAATGGTGTAAAACGTCGGATGACGGTAGATCTTGTCTTCGGACGGATCGAAGAACGCGCCGCGATCTTCCGGCTGCGAGGCGATCAGATGGCGCGATTGCACCACCCAAATCGAGCAGCCTTCATTACGGCGCGTGTAGGCGTC
Above is a window of Serratia nematodiphila DZ0503SBS1 DNA encoding:
- the paaK gene encoding phenylacetate--CoA ligase PaaK encodes the protein MTINPQPLETIEFASRDEIEALQLARLKWTLHHAYDNVPMYKRKFDQAGVHPDDLKQLSDLARFPYTTKQDLRDNYPFDTFAVPMEQVVRIHASSGTTGRPTVVGYTQRDIDNWADIVARCLRAGGATAKDKVHVAYGYGLFTGGLGAHYGAERLGATVIPMSGGQTERQAQLILDFKPDIIMVTPSYCLTLIDELERKMGGDARGCSLRLGVFGAEPWTEALRHEIESRMGIKALDIYGLSEVMGPGVAMECLESGGGPTIWEDHFLPEIICPETGVALPDGEHGELVFTTLTKEALPVIRYRTRDLTRLLPGDARQMRRMGKITGRSDDMLIIRGVNVFPSQVEEQIMQFEQLSPHYQLQVSRSGHLDTLAVRVELKESALSLSHQQRCDICHQLRHHIKSIVGVSTDVSIANCGDIPRSEGKAQRVVDLRPR
- the pcaF gene encoding 3-oxoadipyl-CoA thiolase, which encodes MNQAFICDGVRTPIGRYGGALAQVRADDLAALPLRVLLERHPQVDWAQLDDVILGCANQAGEDNRNLARMALLLAGLPVGVSGTTVNRLCGSGLDALAMAARSIKAGDAGLLLAGGAESMTRAPLVMGKADSAFSRQAQLYDTTLGWRFVNPRMQAEFGTDSMPETAENVAAQFNISRADQDAFALRSQQRAARAQALGHLAQEIAPVNLTGKKGAVTLFSQDEHPRADTTFEQLQALKTPFRQPGSVTAGNASGLNDGAAALIVASEAMAVRQGLTPRARIVATATCGVEPRLMGIGPLPATRKVLEIAGLSLAQMDVIELNEAFAAQALAVMRQLGLPDDAPQVNPNGGAIALGHPLGMSGARLALAALFELERRAGRYALCTMCIGVGQGIAMIIERV
- the paaI gene encoding hydroxyphenylacetyl-CoA thioesterase PaaI, coding for MNANTPRALAQRCAEQMFQQDTCAQAMGMHIDAVDAGYAQVSMTVGPQMLNGHQTCHGGQLFSLADTAFAYACNSQGLAAVASGCSIDFVRPALAGDRLTASAQMRHQGKATGLYDVEIVNQQGKTVAWFRGRAHRLGHSILGDQA
- the paaG gene encoding 2-(1,2-epoxy-1,2-dihydrophenyl)acetyl-CoA isomerase PaaG; its protein translation is MDNALILSHLDAGVLTLTLNRPDRINSFNDEMHRQLGEALTQAERDDSVRCLLIAGAGRGFCAGQDLNDRNVSADQQAPDLGLSVERFYNPLIRRLTALPKPVVCAVNGVAAGAGAALALACDIVIAADNASFIQSFCRLGLVPDSGGSWFLPRLAGHARAMGMALLGDKISAQQALEWGMIWQVVSAEELADRTQTLARHLATQPTYGLGLIKKAIYSSATNSLDQQLDLERDLQRLGGRSDDYREGVSAFFAKRTPNFSGK
- the paaF gene encoding 2,3-dehydroadipyl-CoA hydratase PaaF, which gives rise to MDTPFILHQQQHRVVTLTLHRPEARNALSTPCLEQLVARLEQADADSGVGAVVIAGAARFFAAGADLRELQQQNLPAALADRRPQLWQRLAHFSKPLLAAVNGYALGAGCELALACDIVIGGESARFGLPEITLGLMPGAGGTQRLIRCVGKSRASQMVLTGEAIDARIALQAGLISEVCVDALTLERTQQIADRISRQAPLALRAAKQALKQAEEIGLSQGLAMERQQFVTLAATDDRREGIAAFFEKRTPNYQGR
- the paaE gene encoding 1,2-phenylacetyl-CoA epoxidase subunit PaaE; amino-acid sequence: MTVFHRLNVAAIERETPDAVAITLRVPEELQNQYRYTPGQHLTLKALVNGEELRRCYSICSSPQEGLLQIGVKAIDQGRFSGFVNRMLKVGDALEVMVPQGRFGYQPQAERRGNYLAIAAGSGITPMLSIIKATLQLEPGSSFTLIYGNRNSRSMMFKEALSDLKNRYPQRFQPLYLFSQESLDSPLLSGRIDRERLAAIGGALLDFRDYDHAFICGPESMMDDAQTVLEQAGVPANHIHSERFNTSGLVARPRHSGDRNATRVAILLDGRRLDIEVGEQDDSILDAALRQGADLPYACKGGVCATCKCRLKAGQVEMGVNYSLEPDQLAAGYVLSCQSWPKGDGVVLDFDV
- the paaD gene encoding 1,2-phenylacetyl-CoA epoxidase subunit PaaD, with amino-acid sequence MNVTRLQPAEIPQIWHCLQQISDPELPVLSITDLGMVRDVARDGNGWRVTFTPTYSGCPATEFLLNAIEQRLTAAGFSPVRVDIRLSPAWTTDWMNADARERLRQYGVAPPQGHTCDRPHAHGPVACPRCGSTHSEKISEFGSTACKALYRCCDCREPFDYFKCI
- the paaC gene encoding 1,2-phenylacetyl-CoA epoxidase subunit PaaC; protein product: MTVNDPRISYLLRQGDTPLILAQRLCAWCGHAPELEIDLALANIGLDLLGQARHFLGYAAELAGPPCSEDSLAFGRDERQFHNLLLAEQPNGGFNDTLVRQFLLDVYHVQLHQALSRSGDAQIAAIAAKSLKEADYHLRFSRGWMIRLGDGNDISHRKIQQSLDNLWRFTAELFHADALELELAEQGIAVDPRELQAPWQAQVEETLRQATLTLPAEQAFRHGGKQGRHSEHLGPLLAEMQFLQRAYPNGQW
- the paaB gene encoding 1,2-phenylacetyl-CoA epoxidase subunit PaaB, whose protein sequence is MSHVEWPLYEVFIRSKQGLAHRHVGSLHAADDQMALENARDAYTRRNEGCSIWVVQSRHLIASQPEDRGAFFDPSEDKIYRHPTFYTIPDGIKNM